A region of Marinomonas maritima DNA encodes the following proteins:
- a CDS encoding AraC family transcriptional regulator produces MTDRNLVDLIKTLMIEDGFLDTSIANVRLMRSEKSFPRMPLIYSPGLTIIVQGRKIGYLGDREIHYNSGHYLVQTLPLPFECETFASKEEPLFGVSINIDPALLSELVSDTTESNLKLSVPYFPMSSVAMSPDMEEAVKRLIRALHDPKTAKTMGQSRVREVIFEALQSPQGDALRALVVNQGRFSQIVHSLKQLQLQLDQEVRIEQLAEGANMSVSSFHHHFKAVAGSSPLQYLKRLRLLKAQMLLNQGHLNVGQIALEVGYKSIHQFSRDYKRYFGVPPTKDKQKDEVAV; encoded by the coding sequence ATGACCGATAGAAACTTAGTTGATTTGATCAAAACTCTGATGATAGAGGATGGCTTTTTAGACACCTCAATTGCCAATGTTCGACTAATGCGCAGTGAAAAATCCTTCCCGAGGATGCCGCTTATTTACAGTCCAGGATTGACTATCATAGTTCAAGGTCGAAAAATTGGTTATTTAGGTGATCGTGAAATTCACTACAATTCCGGTCATTATTTAGTACAAACCCTTCCTTTGCCTTTTGAATGTGAAACCTTTGCCAGTAAAGAAGAACCCCTTTTTGGCGTGTCGATTAATATAGATCCTGCATTATTATCTGAGTTGGTTTCTGATACTACTGAAAGTAACTTAAAGCTGTCTGTACCTTATTTTCCCATGTCATCTGTTGCTATGAGTCCAGACATGGAAGAAGCCGTTAAACGACTTATTAGAGCGCTACATGATCCAAAAACCGCAAAAACCATGGGACAGAGTCGAGTGAGAGAAGTCATTTTTGAAGCTTTACAAAGCCCGCAAGGCGATGCTTTACGGGCCCTTGTTGTAAACCAAGGTCGTTTTTCTCAAATTGTCCATTCTTTGAAACAGCTGCAGTTGCAATTAGATCAAGAAGTGCGAATTGAACAACTCGCCGAAGGCGCCAATATGAGCGTTTCCAGCTTTCACCATCATTTTAAAGCCGTTGCAGGGTCTTCTCCTTTGCAATATTTAAAGAGACTCCGTTTATTGAAAGCGCAAATGCTGCTTAATCAAGGCCACCTAAATGTGGGCCAAATTGCTTTAGAAGTCGGCTACAAAAGCATTCATCAGTTTAGTCGAGATTATAAGCGGTATTTTGGTGTGCCACCGACCAAAGACAAGCAAAAAGATGAAGTGGCTGTGTGA
- a CDS encoding NAD(P)-dependent alcohol dehydrogenase — protein MSQAKSYAALSATTPLAPFSFERRSLREDDVNIDILYCGVCHSDIHTAESDWGPSNYPIVPGHEIVGKVTEIGSKVSKYKVGDVVGVGCMVDSCQHCSHCSADLEQYCDNNPVGTYGAHDLIDGTLTYGGYSDHIVVREKFVLSIPEALDASKAAPLLCAGVTTFSPLRHYGVKAGDKIGILGMGGLGHMGVKLAKALGAEVTIFTRSENKIAEAKKQGADHVVVSTDDTQMQAVAMNFDFLLDTIPVQHDLNPYLNCLKVDGVHILVGLIEPMDPTVHAANLVLKRRILTGSLIGGIAETQEVLDFCAEHNIECDAEMINIQDINEAYKRMKKGDVKYRFIIDMKSLKNS, from the coding sequence ATGAGCCAAGCAAAATCGTATGCGGCACTCTCTGCAACAACCCCTTTAGCACCATTTTCATTTGAACGCCGCTCTCTTCGTGAAGACGATGTAAATATAGATATTCTGTATTGTGGTGTTTGTCACTCTGATATTCATACGGCGGAAAGTGATTGGGGGCCAAGTAATTACCCAATCGTTCCTGGTCATGAAATTGTCGGTAAAGTCACAGAAATCGGCAGTAAAGTATCTAAATACAAAGTGGGTGATGTTGTCGGCGTTGGTTGTATGGTTGACTCTTGTCAACATTGTTCACACTGTTCAGCGGACTTAGAACAATATTGTGATAATAACCCCGTTGGAACTTATGGGGCTCACGATTTAATTGACGGCACCTTAACTTACGGCGGTTATTCTGATCATATCGTTGTCCGTGAAAAATTCGTTTTGTCCATTCCAGAAGCACTTGATGCCAGTAAAGCAGCGCCATTATTATGCGCTGGTGTAACCACATTTTCACCACTGCGTCATTATGGCGTCAAAGCAGGTGATAAAATTGGTATTCTAGGTATGGGCGGCTTAGGTCACATGGGGGTTAAATTAGCCAAAGCATTGGGCGCGGAAGTCACTATTTTTACTCGTTCTGAAAATAAAATAGCCGAAGCAAAAAAACAAGGCGCCGATCACGTTGTTGTTTCAACCGACGACACCCAAATGCAAGCAGTGGCAATGAATTTTGATTTTTTACTAGACACTATTCCTGTTCAACATGATTTAAACCCCTACCTCAATTGCTTAAAGGTCGATGGTGTACACATTTTAGTTGGTTTGATTGAACCAATGGATCCCACTGTTCATGCTGCTAATTTGGTATTAAAACGCCGTATTCTGACAGGCTCTTTGATTGGTGGCATTGCAGAAACTCAAGAAGTATTAGATTTTTGTGCTGAACATAATATTGAATGTGATGCTGAGATGATTAATATCCAAGATATCAACGAGGCGTATAAACGCATGAAAAAAGGCGATGTTAAATATCGCTTTATCATTGACATGAAAAGCCTTAAAAACAGCTAA
- the mnmG gene encoding tRNA uridine-5-carboxymethylaminomethyl(34) synthesis enzyme MnmG, whose product MDFPSRFDVIVVGGGHAGTEAALASARMGVKTLLLSHNIETLGQMSCNPAIGGIGKSHLVKEIDALDGAMALATDKAGIQFRTLNSRKGPAVRATRAQADRILYKAAIRYKLENQENLWLFQQSVEDLIVEDGAARGIITQTGIRFNGKTVVLTAGTFLGGIIHIGLQNHSGGRAGDPPSIGLAEKLRALPFRVDRLKTGTPPRVDARSVDFSQMQAQPGDDTTPVMSYMGNRAMHPRQIECFITHTNERTHDIIRAGMDRSPMYTGVIEGVGPRYCPSIEDKIVRFADKNSHQIFIEPEGLTTHELYPNGISTSLPFDVQIELVRSMKGMENAHIMRPGYAIEYDYFNPQDLKYSLETKHMPGLFFAGQINGTTGYEEAGAQGLLAGLNAALLAQDKDAWTPRRDEAYLGVLVDDLISMGTKEPYRMFTSRAEYRLILREDNADMRLTEKGRELGLVSDERWAAFCKKREAIELETQRLKSSWIVPNSPESDIINPKLETPITHEYNLLDLLKRPNIVYSDVADLKNALDEPVDEQVSEQVQIAVKYAGYITRQAEDIERLRRQENTALPDDLDYSKMEGLSNEIKQKLTQLRPATLAAASRIQGVTPAAVSLLLIHLKKRAIARKSA is encoded by the coding sequence GTGGATTTCCCAAGTCGCTTTGATGTGATTGTGGTTGGTGGTGGACATGCTGGTACAGAAGCTGCTTTGGCTTCAGCACGTATGGGCGTTAAAACATTGTTACTTTCCCACAACATTGAAACTTTAGGACAAATGTCCTGTAACCCTGCTATTGGTGGCATTGGAAAATCCCATTTAGTAAAAGAAATTGATGCTTTGGATGGTGCTATGGCATTGGCAACCGATAAAGCAGGTATTCAATTTCGCACCTTGAACTCTCGAAAAGGTCCAGCTGTTCGAGCAACTCGTGCTCAAGCTGACCGCATATTATATAAAGCGGCTATTCGTTATAAATTAGAAAATCAAGAAAATCTTTGGCTTTTTCAACAATCCGTAGAAGATCTCATCGTTGAAGATGGTGCCGCTCGAGGTATTATTACCCAAACTGGTATTCGTTTTAATGGTAAAACCGTCGTGTTAACCGCGGGGACTTTTTTAGGTGGCATCATACACATTGGTTTACAGAATCATTCTGGTGGCCGAGCTGGAGATCCACCTTCAATAGGTTTGGCCGAAAAGTTACGCGCTCTACCGTTTCGAGTTGATCGTTTAAAAACAGGTACACCGCCTAGAGTTGATGCACGTTCAGTTGATTTTTCCCAAATGCAAGCACAACCTGGCGACGACACTACGCCCGTTATGTCGTACATGGGAAATAGAGCGATGCATCCTCGTCAAATTGAATGTTTTATTACCCATACCAATGAACGAACTCATGACATTATTCGTGCTGGTATGGATCGGTCTCCTATGTATACTGGTGTAATTGAAGGGGTAGGGCCGCGTTATTGTCCTTCTATTGAAGACAAAATAGTGCGCTTTGCGGATAAAAATTCACATCAGATTTTTATTGAGCCAGAAGGTTTAACAACACACGAACTTTACCCCAATGGTATTTCGACGTCCTTGCCGTTTGATGTTCAAATTGAGCTAGTTCGCTCGATGAAAGGAATGGAAAACGCGCATATTATGCGTCCTGGTTACGCTATCGAATACGATTACTTTAATCCTCAAGATTTAAAATATTCTTTAGAAACCAAACACATGCCAGGTTTGTTTTTCGCCGGACAAATCAACGGTACAACCGGTTATGAAGAAGCGGGGGCGCAAGGTTTATTGGCGGGTTTAAACGCGGCATTACTGGCACAAGATAAAGATGCTTGGACACCTCGTCGTGATGAAGCCTATCTTGGTGTATTGGTAGATGATTTGATTTCTATGGGAACCAAAGAACCTTATCGTATGTTTACCAGTCGTGCGGAATATCGTTTGATTTTACGTGAAGACAATGCCGACATGCGCCTAACAGAGAAAGGCCGTGAATTGGGTCTGGTGTCTGATGAACGTTGGGCTGCATTTTGTAAAAAACGCGAAGCGATTGAGCTTGAAACACAACGACTCAAATCAAGCTGGATTGTACCTAATTCACCGGAATCAGATATTATTAATCCAAAATTGGAAACGCCGATTACGCATGAGTATAACTTGCTCGATTTGCTTAAACGCCCCAATATTGTGTATTCCGATGTGGCTGATTTAAAAAATGCGCTTGATGAACCGGTAGATGAACAGGTGTCTGAACAAGTTCAAATAGCGGTAAAATACGCGGGCTACATTACTCGTCAAGCGGAAGATATTGAGCGACTACGTCGTCAAGAAAACACTGCGTTGCCGGATGATTTGGATTATTCAAAGATGGAAGGTTTGTCAAATGAGATCAAGCAAAAGCTGACTCAGTTGCGCCCTGCCACATTGGCTGCGGCGTCTCGTATTCAAGGTGTAACACCTGCTGCGGTGTCCTTACTGTTAATTCACTTGAAAAAACGTGCGATTGCGCGCAAAAGTGCCTAG